The stretch of DNA GGGGTGGCGGGACACCGCCCGCGCTCGTTTCGCCGGCGCGCACGACAGCCCGCATGCCGATCCCGCCGAGCGTGCCGGCGTGCCGAACGGCGGCCACACCGCGCTCGGGGTGACGGGGAGGTCGCCGGCTGCGGCGCGGCTGCGGGAGGCGATGCTCCGCGCGAGCGGCCTGGGGCGTCCGGTGCTGGTCACCGGCGAGGAAGGCGCCGGACGTCGTCGTCTCGCCGGCACGCTGCTGGCCCGATGGTCACCGCAGCGACCGGTCGTCATCGACGGCACGGCGCCGGAATGGCTCCGCCGTCTCGACGCCGCGGTGGACGCCGGCGCACCGGTGCTGGTGACCGACCTGATCGCCTCCGATCCCGTCCCGCTCCGCGCAGCCGTCGCCCGAGCGCACCGGCAGCAGGTACCGCTGGTGGCGACGGCCGTCGACGCAGGTCGCCTCGCCGGCGTGTTCCCGTTCGGCATCGCCGTCCCACCGCTGCGCGAGCGGCGCGCCGACGTCCGCGACCTCACCGCCGAGCTGATCGCCAAGCTCGCGCCAGGGCGGTCGCTCGCGGCACACCCGCGCGCCCTGCTCACGCTCGAGGCGCATGCGTGGCCGGGCAACGTACGGGAGCTGCAGTACGTGCTGTCACTGGCGATCCAGGAGTGCATCGGCGAGGAGCTGCTCGAGCGGCATCTGCCGCTGAGCGGCACCGCGCGGGACCACGGGCTGACACCGATCGAGAGGGCCGAGCGGGACGCGATCGTCACGGCGCTCACCGAGCTCGGTGGCAACAAGGTCGCGGCGGCGGCCGCGCTCGGATTCGCCCGATCGACGCTCTACCGCAAGATGCGGGCGCTGCGCATCGACGACCGGGCGCCGTTCTAGAGCGGCCGCGGGCCGGACGTGCGGCATGCAGTGGGACCTGTGCCTCGCGAACGGAGTCGGGACACGCGAGCGGAGTCGGGACTCGGGATCGGGCTTGTGCCTCGGGACCGGACTCCAGACTCAGGGGCGGAC from Cumulibacter manganitolerans encodes:
- a CDS encoding AAA-type ATPase lid domain-containing protein, with product GWRDTARARFAGAHDSPHADPAERAGVPNGGHTALGVTGRSPAAARLREAMLRASGLGRPVLVTGEEGAGRRRLAGTLLARWSPQRPVVIDGTAPEWLRRLDAAVDAGAPVLVTDLIASDPVPLRAAVARAHRQQVPLVATAVDAGRLAGVFPFGIAVPPLRERRADVRDLTAELIAKLAPGRSLAAHPRALLTLEAHAWPGNVRELQYVLSLAIQECIGEELLERHLPLSGTARDHGLTPIERAERDAIVTALTELGGNKVAAAAALGFARSTLYRKMRALRIDDRAPF